From a single Gracilimonas sp. genomic region:
- a CDS encoding VOC family protein, with the protein MNPNNHSLSLAVKDIHASKAFYEKLGFEPVEGTGPIENNWIIMQKGNSLIGLFQDMFEENIITFNPTDARSVYQDLKEKDVKFLMESESIHDKKGPCHFCIEDPDGNQILFDQHND; encoded by the coding sequence ATGAACCCGAATAACCATTCTCTATCTCTTGCAGTAAAAGATATCCACGCTTCCAAGGCTTTCTATGAGAAACTGGGCTTTGAACCCGTTGAAGGCACCGGACCTATCGAAAACAACTGGATTATTATGCAAAAAGGAAATTCCCTGATCGGTTTATTCCAGGATATGTTTGAGGAGAACATTATTACATTCAACCCAACCGATGCAAGAAGTGTGTATCAGGACCTCAAAGAAAAGGATGTAAAGTTCTTGATGGAATCAGAATCGATTCATGATAAAAAAGGACCTTGCCATTTTTGTATTGAAGACCCTGATGGAAATCAGATTTTATTTGATCAGCATAACGATTAA
- a CDS encoding VOC family protein — protein MKKRVKGIGGVFLKAKDPKATRDWYKEHLGIESGKYGGTFEWRHADNASKKGYTTWSMFDENTEYTNPSKKDAMINYRVENLEELLKVLEEEGVEIVGEMEVFEYGKFGWIMDPNGYKIELWEPNDEEYDKIKGETNLSS, from the coding sequence ATGAAAAAACGAGTTAAAGGAATTGGAGGAGTATTTTTAAAGGCGAAAGACCCCAAGGCTACCCGCGATTGGTATAAAGAACATTTAGGTATCGAGAGTGGAAAATACGGAGGTACTTTTGAATGGCGCCATGCCGATAACGCCTCAAAGAAAGGATACACTACCTGGAGTATGTTTGACGAAAACACTGAATACACCAATCCCAGCAAAAAAGACGCGATGATTAACTACCGGGTAGAAAACCTTGAAGAACTACTCAAAGTTCTGGAAGAAGAAGGCGTGGAAATTGTTGGTGAAATGGAAGTCTTCGAATACGGAAAATTCGGTTGGATCATGGATCCCAATGGTTACAAAATTGAGCTTTGGGAACCGAATGATGAAGAATATGACAAGATTAAGGGCGAGACTAATTTGTCCAGCTAA
- the clpB gene encoding ATP-dependent chaperone ClpB, which translates to MNLNKFTLKAQEAVQKALELAQSGNNQAMEPAHILKAFLTDQESIVNTLLNKLGANPAAIEKVVDSTLERLPKVQGASVSGQYLSNTSKELFDVAQKEGNKLGDEYISSEHILIGMTAVKGEIATLLKDQGVTKENILKVLKDVRGNQTVDDPNAESRYGALKKYARDLNELAEKNKLDPVIGRDQEIRRVMQILTRRTKNNPVLIGEPGVGKTAIAEGMALRIVRGDVPEGLKTKRIVALDMGSLVAGTKFRGEFEERLKAVVKDVSDSDGEIILFIDEIHTLVGAGATEGAMDAANILKPALARGELHAIGATTLDEYRKYIEKDKALERRLQTVLVGEPSVEDTVSILRGLQERYEVHHGVRITDSAVVAAAELSHRYIGDRFLPDKAIDLIDEAASRLRLQIDSLPEELDALERQIRQLEIEREALKREKDQSKMKGIEKELADLEEQRKSMRVQWEQERELIQRVRELKQAIDTSRNEADKAERQGNYEKVAELRYGTIAQLENDLEESKNKLDEMQENQSLLKEEVDAEDIADIVARWTGIPVRKMLQSERKKLLLLEEELHKRVIGQDKAIEAVSNAVRRSRAGLQDEQKPIGSFFFLGSTGVGKTELARSLADFLFNDENAMIRIDMSEYMEKHSVSRLVGAPPGYVGYDEGGQLTEAARRHPYSVILLDEIEKAHPDVFNILLQVLDEGRLTDNKGVTVDFKNTIIIMTSNIGSHLISNEIEKSGGKMTDEKYEALQNKLIEQLKQTIRPEFLNRVDDTIVFHPLGQEHIRSIVDIQLRRVDEMLARNNVKLDVSDNVKDWLAVRGYDPVYGARPLKRVIQQNITNKLATKLISREEEGSVHYEATINKAKDGIDFAEVLDDVEAWAEEN; encoded by the coding sequence ATGAATCTGAACAAATTTACACTTAAAGCGCAGGAGGCCGTACAAAAAGCTCTTGAGTTAGCACAGAGCGGTAACAACCAGGCGATGGAACCGGCGCATATATTAAAAGCATTTCTGACCGATCAGGAGAGTATTGTTAATACGCTATTAAATAAATTGGGCGCAAATCCGGCTGCTATAGAGAAAGTAGTGGATTCAACCCTTGAACGACTTCCAAAAGTGCAGGGAGCTTCCGTATCCGGACAGTATTTGTCCAACACCAGTAAAGAGTTGTTTGATGTAGCTCAAAAAGAGGGTAATAAGCTCGGAGATGAGTACATCAGTTCAGAGCATATCCTTATTGGAATGACGGCCGTGAAAGGAGAGATTGCGACCTTACTCAAAGATCAGGGCGTGACCAAAGAGAATATTCTGAAGGTACTGAAGGATGTTCGGGGCAACCAAACCGTGGATGACCCAAATGCAGAAAGCAGGTATGGAGCTCTGAAAAAGTATGCCCGTGATCTCAATGAACTTGCCGAGAAAAATAAACTGGATCCTGTAATTGGGCGCGATCAGGAAATCAGGCGGGTAATGCAAATCCTGACCCGTCGAACCAAAAACAATCCGGTATTAATTGGTGAACCAGGAGTAGGTAAAACCGCTATTGCTGAAGGCATGGCCCTGCGGATTGTTCGCGGAGATGTACCGGAAGGCCTGAAGACAAAACGCATTGTTGCACTTGATATGGGCTCGCTGGTAGCAGGAACCAAGTTCCGGGGCGAATTTGAGGAACGCCTCAAAGCAGTCGTAAAAGATGTGTCTGATTCTGATGGTGAAATCATTCTGTTTATTGATGAAATACACACCCTTGTAGGTGCGGGCGCCACAGAAGGAGCGATGGATGCAGCAAATATACTGAAGCCAGCACTTGCCCGTGGTGAACTGCATGCTATTGGTGCAACAACCCTGGATGAATACCGCAAGTACATTGAGAAAGACAAGGCATTGGAGCGCCGACTTCAGACAGTGCTTGTAGGCGAGCCTTCTGTAGAAGATACCGTTTCTATTCTCCGTGGATTGCAAGAGCGTTATGAGGTGCATCACGGGGTTCGGATAACCGACTCTGCTGTGGTCGCAGCTGCCGAGCTTTCACACCGATACATCGGAGACCGGTTCTTGCCTGATAAAGCTATTGACCTGATTGATGAAGCGGCTTCACGGTTAAGACTTCAGATTGATTCCCTTCCGGAAGAACTGGATGCGCTGGAACGACAAATCCGTCAGCTGGAAATTGAACGAGAAGCTTTGAAGAGGGAAAAAGATCAATCCAAAATGAAAGGGATTGAGAAAGAACTGGCTGATCTGGAAGAGCAGCGAAAATCCATGCGGGTACAGTGGGAGCAGGAACGCGAACTCATTCAAAGGGTAAGAGAGCTGAAACAAGCCATAGATACTTCCCGCAACGAAGCAGATAAAGCTGAACGACAAGGTAATTACGAGAAAGTTGCAGAATTGCGCTACGGGACTATTGCTCAGCTGGAAAATGACCTCGAAGAATCCAAGAATAAACTGGACGAAATGCAGGAAAATCAATCTCTGCTGAAAGAGGAAGTAGATGCTGAAGACATTGCCGATATTGTTGCACGCTGGACTGGAATCCCGGTTCGTAAGATGCTTCAAAGCGAGCGTAAAAAATTGCTCTTATTAGAAGAAGAACTCCATAAAAGAGTGATTGGACAGGATAAGGCGATTGAAGCTGTCTCGAATGCAGTACGCCGTTCTCGTGCCGGACTACAGGATGAACAAAAGCCCATCGGCTCATTTTTCTTTCTGGGATCAACTGGTGTGGGTAAAACAGAACTTGCCCGTTCACTGGCCGATTTCTTATTCAATGATGAAAACGCCATGATTCGCATCGATATGAGTGAGTACATGGAGAAGCACAGCGTCAGCCGTTTAGTTGGTGCTCCTCCCGGATACGTGGGCTATGATGAAGGCGGACAGCTTACCGAAGCCGCCCGGCGACATCCGTACTCGGTGATATTGCTCGATGAGATCGAGAAGGCCCACCCGGATGTATTTAATATTTTGTTGCAAGTGTTGGATGAAGGCCGTCTCACTGATAACAAAGGCGTGACGGTAGACTTCAAGAATACCATTATCATTATGACCTCTAATATTGGTTCACACCTGATCTCGAATGAAATTGAGAAATCCGGTGGAAAAATGACCGATGAAAAGTATGAAGCATTGCAGAACAAGCTGATTGAACAGCTGAAGCAAACCATACGTCCGGAGTTTCTGAACCGCGTGGATGACACTATTGTGTTCCATCCGCTTGGACAAGAACACATACGTTCCATTGTAGATATACAACTACGACGGGTAGATGAGATGCTAGCAAGGAATAATGTGAAGCTGGATGTTTCTGATAATGTGAAAGACTGGCTGGCCGTTCGTGGATACGACCCTGTATATGGTGCACGACCACTGAAAAGGGTAATTCAGCAAAACATAACCAATAAGCTGGCCACTAAGTTAATCAGCCGGGAAGAAGAAGGCTCGGTTCATTACGAAGCCACCATTAATAAAGCCAAAGATGGCATCGACTTTGCTGAAGTTTTAGACGATGTAGAAGCCTGGGCGGAAGAAAATTAA
- a CDS encoding Do family serine endopeptidase: MSTTVKNIFGVAAAIIVLLGFNLATNDNSRTLPDSEAKKIESAESKPVASLKDFNDAIVDIAEKTNPSVVTITTKRVQEVRVINPFSQFFGNPRDEGGTQERIQRGLGSGVIVSEEGYILTNNHVIEQADEIQVRLFDGNQVDAELIGTDPQTDIAVLKIEVENPPAVQMGNSDELKVGSFVLAIGSPLREELAHTVSFGIVSAKGRNIGLIQNRQEQWVGYEDFIQTDAAINPGNSGGALIDINGELVGINSAIASRSGGNDGIGFTIPINLAKRIMNDLVEDGEVTRGYLGMYMAGEVDQTMAKGLGLGDIRGIMVGRVEKDGPAETAGLKEKDIIVSLNGDKVKDWASFRTRIAAFKPGDEISLGIIRDQDNMTLDVTLGKRPQEQTASVAPQNKEEMDRRLGFTVRDLNSDIRQQLDIENETEGVIVLEVRESSNAYERGLRSRDIITEVGKTPIESTSDFYEQLEETESSVVLLTVKRNDLEQYIAFEI; this comes from the coding sequence ATGAGTACCACAGTAAAGAATATATTTGGAGTGGCGGCAGCAATTATTGTGCTGCTGGGTTTTAATCTGGCTACCAACGATAATTCTAGAACACTACCAGATTCTGAAGCAAAAAAAATAGAGTCAGCTGAAAGTAAGCCGGTTGCTTCACTGAAAGATTTCAATGATGCTATTGTAGATATTGCTGAAAAAACAAACCCATCCGTAGTAACGATTACAACTAAAAGGGTTCAGGAAGTAAGGGTCATTAACCCGTTTTCACAGTTTTTTGGAAATCCCCGTGATGAAGGAGGAACGCAAGAACGTATTCAGCGTGGTTTGGGATCAGGAGTTATTGTCTCGGAGGAAGGCTATATCCTTACCAACAATCATGTTATTGAACAAGCTGATGAAATTCAGGTACGTTTGTTTGATGGTAACCAGGTAGATGCCGAACTAATAGGTACCGATCCTCAGACAGATATTGCGGTATTGAAAATTGAAGTTGAAAATCCTCCTGCTGTACAAATGGGTAACAGTGATGAACTAAAAGTAGGATCATTTGTATTGGCAATAGGAAGCCCTCTCAGAGAAGAACTGGCTCATACCGTTTCATTTGGAATTGTATCCGCTAAAGGCCGGAATATTGGATTGATTCAAAATCGCCAGGAACAGTGGGTTGGATATGAAGATTTCATCCAGACCGATGCGGCCATCAATCCTGGTAATTCTGGTGGTGCTCTTATCGATATAAATGGAGAGCTTGTTGGTATTAACTCTGCAATTGCATCTCGTTCAGGCGGGAATGATGGAATTGGATTTACGATCCCCATCAATCTGGCAAAGCGAATTATGAATGACCTTGTTGAAGATGGAGAAGTTACCCGCGGTTATCTGGGAATGTATATGGCCGGAGAGGTTGATCAAACAATGGCAAAAGGTCTGGGATTAGGCGATATCCGGGGAATTATGGTTGGTCGTGTTGAAAAGGATGGCCCTGCAGAAACAGCCGGATTAAAAGAGAAAGATATTATTGTATCTCTGAATGGCGATAAAGTAAAAGATTGGGCAAGCTTTAGAACAAGAATTGCTGCTTTTAAACCAGGTGATGAAATTTCCCTGGGAATCATACGAGATCAGGATAATATGACTCTTGACGTAACGTTAGGAAAACGTCCTCAGGAACAAACGGCATCTGTTGCTCCTCAGAATAAAGAAGAGATGGACAGGCGACTTGGCTTTACGGTGCGGGATCTGAATTCAGATATTCGACAGCAACTCGATATTGAAAACGAAACAGAAGGAGTAATTGTTCTTGAAGTAAGAGAAAGCAGCAATGCTTACGAACGAGGACTGAGGTCCAGAGATATTATTACAGAAGTTGGAAAAACACCGATAGAATCGACCTCAGATTTTTATGAACAACTCGAAGAAACAGAAAGTAGTGTCGTTCTTCTGACAGTTAAAAGAAATGATTTGGAACAATACATAGCTTTTGAAATATAA
- a CDS encoding Hsp20/alpha crystallin family protein, whose protein sequence is MALINYTRPNVDLHSKRFSDILDEFFNDSLNYRKDSFMPSVDISETENQFEVSVSLPGMSKEDINVDLDNGHLTISGERKLEKEESGKNYHRVESSFGSFSRSFQLPDSIDEESISAKYENGMLSITIAKSEEKVKKQIKIS, encoded by the coding sequence ATGGCACTTATTAATTATACCCGACCCAATGTTGATCTTCATTCAAAAAGATTTAGTGACATCTTAGATGAGTTTTTCAATGATTCACTGAATTACCGAAAAGATTCATTCATGCCTTCTGTAGATATTTCTGAAACAGAAAATCAATTTGAAGTATCAGTTTCTCTGCCAGGTATGAGCAAAGAAGATATTAACGTTGATCTCGATAACGGTCACCTTACCATAAGTGGTGAACGCAAACTCGAAAAAGAAGAAAGTGGTAAAAACTATCATCGGGTAGAATCAAGTTTCGGTTCTTTCAGCCGTTCTTTCCAATTACCTGATAGCATAGATGAAGAAAGCATTTCTGCTAAATATGAGAATGGTATGCTCAGTATTACCATTGCTAAAAGCGAAGAAAAAGTTAAAAAACAGATCAAGATTTCATAA
- a CDS encoding class II 3-deoxy-7-phosphoheptulonate synthase, whose amino-acid sequence MQEVAHKNWSPTSWKDKPVKQLPEYPDQERLEKSFETLKSLPPLVTSWEIEALKDKLANVAAGKAFLLQGGDCAESFNATKAPKIVNMVKVLLQTSFILIHEMGVPVLRVGRIAGQYAKPRSNDFEMVNGEEIHNYRGDLINGYESESGIRTPDPQRLLEGYHKAGLTLNFLRALADEGFADLHHPEQWELDFMQNNEYYAEYEDMVKSITKAVRFVESIAPDTFSTLQKVDFYTSHEALNLYYDSAQTRPVPRKNGYFNLSAHMVWLGNRTRDLDGAHVEYFKGINNPVGIKVGPPYEIDDTLKLIETLNPTHEAGKIVLITRFGKEIVEKELPKLIQAVRREGFPVVWSSDPMHGNTFSTDGGIKTRNFDDILSEVQSAFAIHRSEGSYLGGVHLELTGDNVTECVGGAKGLGEKELQRNYETFCDPRLNYEQSLEMAFLVAREWKKSYS is encoded by the coding sequence ATGCAAGAAGTAGCACATAAAAATTGGTCGCCAACATCGTGGAAAGATAAACCAGTTAAACAACTTCCGGAATATCCTGATCAGGAAAGGCTGGAAAAAAGTTTTGAAACATTAAAGTCGCTTCCGCCACTGGTAACTTCCTGGGAAATTGAAGCTCTGAAAGATAAGCTGGCAAATGTAGCTGCAGGAAAAGCTTTTTTATTGCAAGGCGGAGATTGTGCTGAAAGCTTTAATGCGACCAAAGCGCCTAAGATTGTAAATATGGTTAAGGTGCTGTTGCAAACCAGTTTCATTTTGATTCATGAAATGGGAGTTCCTGTTTTAAGAGTTGGGCGTATTGCCGGGCAGTATGCAAAGCCACGGTCTAATGATTTTGAGATGGTGAACGGGGAAGAGATTCATAATTATCGCGGAGACCTGATTAATGGTTATGAGTCAGAATCGGGTATTCGTACGCCGGACCCACAACGTTTGCTGGAAGGTTACCATAAAGCTGGATTAACGCTGAATTTTTTACGTGCCCTGGCCGACGAGGGTTTTGCTGATCTTCATCATCCAGAGCAGTGGGAGCTCGATTTCATGCAGAATAACGAGTATTACGCAGAGTACGAGGACATGGTGAAGTCAATAACCAAAGCAGTACGGTTTGTTGAATCTATCGCTCCGGATACTTTTTCAACTCTTCAAAAAGTTGACTTCTATACTTCACACGAAGCATTGAATTTATATTATGATTCAGCTCAAACCCGGCCAGTTCCTCGTAAAAATGGATATTTCAACCTGAGTGCACATATGGTTTGGTTAGGGAACAGAACCCGTGATCTGGATGGAGCTCATGTTGAGTATTTCAAGGGAATTAATAATCCGGTAGGTATTAAGGTTGGACCTCCTTACGAAATTGATGATACGTTAAAGCTGATCGAAACTCTCAACCCTACGCATGAAGCTGGTAAAATCGTACTCATCACACGCTTTGGAAAAGAGATTGTTGAAAAAGAGCTGCCAAAATTAATTCAGGCTGTTCGCCGTGAAGGCTTTCCTGTTGTTTGGAGCTCAGATCCTATGCACGGTAATACGTTCAGCACAGATGGCGGAATTAAGACCCGAAACTTTGATGATATCTTGAGTGAAGTACAATCGGCTTTTGCTATTCACAGATCGGAAGGAAGCTATCTGGGTGGGGTTCACCTGGAGCTTACCGGTGATAATGTCACGGAATGTGTAGGCGGAGCCAAAGGTCTGGGTGAAAAAGAGCTTCAGCGTAATTACGAAACATTTTGTGACCCGCGCCTCAATTACGAGCAAAGTCTTGAGATGGCCTTTCTCGTTGCTCGTGAATGGAAGAAGAGTTATTCCTAA
- a CDS encoding adenylate/guanylate cyclase domain-containing protein — MLETKPRVLVVDDHPALVTLTRHKLIQKGYEVLTAQNGEDALELTRTEYPDLILSDVDMPVMDGFELCEHIKKDSRLNKIPIILVTSMVTTEHIMKGIEAGADNYLTKPFDDETLYSKIDELLLNPPPPATENDTVKVEIEGKEYDIKADYSHLVNLLISTYKNTLAQNNQLSKMQSGLNAANKELELTKKEHEELIHNIFPEKIAENLLAYGTVTPERYQDATIMFTDFEGFTRVVPDLSPEKLIESLSFYFDRFDEYTSQHNLIKIKTIGDSYMAAGGIPDRNHSHPIDSILAALKIRDFVQTFGEKNHSDTPYLPIRVGIHTGKAVVGVIGKTRFAYDIWGETVNIAARLEEHSRENAINISQSTYERVKDFFECESRGEVSTKYIGDLQMYFVKRIKPELSEDDEGLFPNRLFIREYNSMLRVNGDNGDE, encoded by the coding sequence ATGTTAGAAACAAAACCGCGGGTTCTTGTGGTTGATGACCATCCCGCCCTTGTAACGCTTACAAGACATAAATTAATTCAAAAAGGATACGAAGTATTAACGGCTCAAAATGGGGAAGATGCCTTAGAACTAACGCGCACAGAGTACCCTGATCTCATTCTCAGTGATGTTGATATGCCCGTGATGGATGGCTTTGAACTCTGCGAGCATATAAAAAAAGATTCCCGGCTTAATAAAATTCCGATTATCCTCGTCACCTCTATGGTAACTACAGAGCATATCATGAAGGGAATTGAGGCTGGTGCTGACAATTATCTGACCAAGCCTTTTGACGATGAAACTTTGTACAGCAAAATTGATGAGCTGCTGCTGAACCCTCCTCCACCGGCTACAGAAAATGATACTGTTAAAGTGGAAATTGAAGGGAAGGAGTATGATATCAAAGCTGATTATTCCCACCTTGTGAACTTACTGATATCCACTTATAAGAATACGCTTGCTCAGAATAATCAGCTCAGTAAAATGCAAAGTGGACTGAATGCAGCTAACAAAGAGCTGGAACTGACTAAGAAAGAACATGAAGAGCTGATACATAATATCTTTCCGGAAAAAATTGCAGAAAACCTCCTGGCTTATGGAACTGTAACTCCAGAGCGCTACCAGGATGCCACAATCATGTTCACCGATTTTGAAGGCTTTACCAGGGTTGTACCTGACTTGAGTCCGGAAAAGCTGATTGAGAGTCTCTCTTTCTATTTCGACCGGTTCGATGAATACACCAGTCAGCATAACCTTATCAAAATCAAAACAATTGGTGACAGCTATATGGCTGCTGGCGGCATCCCTGACAGAAATCATTCCCATCCCATTGATTCAATACTGGCTGCTTTAAAAATCAGAGACTTTGTTCAAACATTTGGTGAAAAAAATCACTCTGACACTCCTTACCTGCCCATTCGGGTAGGCATCCATACCGGAAAAGCAGTAGTAGGTGTGATTGGGAAAACCCGTTTTGCTTATGACATTTGGGGTGAAACGGTAAATATCGCAGCCCGGCTTGAGGAGCATTCCAGGGAAAATGCCATCAATATTTCTCAATCCACGTATGAAAGGGTTAAAGATTTCTTTGAATGTGAGTCCCGCGGAGAAGTGAGCACTAAGTATATTGGCGATCTGCAGATGTATTTTGTGAAGAGAATAAAACCAGAATTGTCAGAGGATGATGAAGGATTATTCCCGAACAGACTTTTTATAAGGGAATATAACAGCATGTTGCGTGTTAATGGAGATAATGGAGACGAATAA
- a CDS encoding cupin domain-containing protein: MKEPKPPSSKITPDNAAELLKKSDKKFIKLFEHGSLEVEYYKPEIVDEQQPHERDEVYVVISGTGFFVNGETRHPFKPGQVLFVPAGVIHRFEDFTEDFATWVFFYGPKGGER; the protein is encoded by the coding sequence ATGAAAGAACCAAAACCACCAAGTTCAAAGATTACTCCCGATAATGCCGCAGAGCTTCTGAAAAAGTCGGACAAGAAGTTTATCAAGCTTTTCGAACACGGGAGTCTTGAAGTGGAGTACTATAAACCTGAAATAGTGGATGAGCAACAACCGCATGAGCGGGATGAAGTTTACGTGGTGATTTCAGGAACGGGTTTCTTCGTGAATGGCGAAACCCGACATCCATTTAAACCCGGTCAGGTGTTATTTGTACCAGCCGGGGTAATCCATCGGTTTGAAGATTTTACGGAAGACTTTGCTACCTGGGTATTTTTCTATGGCCCAAAAGGGGGAGAAAGGTAG